A genomic window from Lotus japonicus ecotype B-129 chromosome 1, LjGifu_v1.2 includes:
- the LOC130728180 gene encoding subtilisin-like protease SBT1.1 isoform X1: MVFSKPSIGIMISRMLFLFLAFMVTNSIASMTQQTYIVHMDKTIIRSSIHSQDSTKPWFESIIDFISEASMEESEENENEILAPELLYAYETNMFGFAAHLSEKQLKYLNQVDGFLSAIPDELLTLHTTYTPHFLGLSNGKGLWSAHNLASDVIIGVLDSGIWPEHISFKDSGFSAVPPRWKGVCEQGTKFSASNCNKKLIGARTYLKGYERSIGKINETTDYRSPRDSQGHGTHTASTAAGNAVKNANLFGLARGSATGIRYTSRIAAYKVCWRSGCANSDVLAGMDQAVSDGVDVLSLSLGSIPKPFYNDSIAIAAFGAIRNGVFVSCSAGNSGPFASTVANGAPWIMTVAASYTDRSFPTRVKLGNARVFEGTSLYLGNQTKQLPLVYGNSSSTKRIGQFCTKGSLDPKLVKGKIVVCERGINSRTEKGEEVKNSGGAGMILLNSESQGEELLADSHILPATSLGASAGKIIRSYISSTKKPTASISFIGTRFGDPAPVVAAFSSRGPSIVGLDVIKPDVTAPGVHILAAWPSKTSPSMLKNDKRRVLFNIISGTSMSCPHVSGVAALIRSVHRDWSPAAVKSALMTTAYTLNNKGAPISDIGASNSISNSNSNHSGFAVPFAFGSGHVNPESASDPGLVYDITPKDYLNYFCSLNYTSTQIAILSRGNNFTCSRKSVLQVGDLNYPSFAVLFGKSSLNASVTYKRVVTNVGKPQSVYGVKVEQPKGVSVSVVPRKLKFEKLGQKLSYKVTFFAIGKARAASTSSFGSLIWESGKYKVRSPIAVTWQ; encoded by the exons ATGGTCTTCTCTAAACCCAGCATAG GCATCATGATCTCTAGGATGCTCTTCCTATTCCTTGCTTTTATGGTGACAAATTCAATAGCTTCCATGACCCAGCAGACATACATTGTACACATGGACAAGACCATAATCAGATCCTCAATTCATTCTCAAGACAGCACAAAACCATGGTTTGAATCAATCATTGATTTCATTTCTGAAGCTTCAATGGAGGAAtcagaagaaaatgaaaatgaaattttagcCCCTGAACTCCTTTATGCCTATGAAACCAACATGTTTGGTTTTGCTGCTCACCTTTCTGAGAAACAGCTCAAATACTTGAACCAAGTGGATGGTTTCCTCTCAGCCATTCCTGATGAACTGTTAACCCTCCACACAACATACACCCCACATTTTCTTGGCCTGAGTAATGGAAAAGGACTTTGGAGTGCTCACAATTTGGCCTCAGATGTGATCATTGGGGTCCTTGATTCAGGAATATGGCCTGAACACATCAGTTTCAAAGACTCAGGTTTTTCCGCGGTACCTCCTCGCTGGAAAGGTGTTTGTGAACAAGGAACCAAGTTCTCTGCCTCAAATTGCAACAAGAAGCTAATCGGCGCAAGAACCTATTTAAAAGGGTATGAAAGATCTATTGGaaaaatcaatgaaacaacCGATTATCGTTCTCCTAGAGACTCCCAAGGCCACGGAACACACACAGCTTCAACTGCAGCCGGTAACGCGGTGAAGAATGCCAACCTTTTTGGCCTGGCTAGAGGCTCGGCAACTGGAATCAGGTACACCTCAAGAATTGCAGCTTACAAAGTATGCTGGCGATCCGGCTGCGCTAACTCTGATGTACTAGCCGGCATGGACCAAGCGGTTTCTGATGGGGTTGATGTGTTGTCACTCTCTTTAGGGAGCATTCCAAAACCTTTTTACAATGACAGCATTGCCATAGCTGCATTTGGCGCAATCCGAAACGGTGTTTTTGTTTCTTGCTCCGCAGGAAACTCAGGCCCCTTTGCATCCACAGTTGCGAATGGTGCCCCATGGATAATGACAGTTGCTGCTAGCTACACTGACAGAAGCTTCCCAACAAGAGTAAAACTAGGGAATGCAAGAGTTTTTGAAGGGACATCTTTGTACCTAGgaaaccaaacaaaacaatTGCCTCTTGTCTATGGCAATTCATCAAGCACAAAGAGGATAGGACAGTTTTGCACCAAAGGCTCACTTGATCCAAAGCTTGTGAAAGGGAAAATAGTTGTTTGTGAGAGAGGAATCAACAGCAGAACTGAAAAGGGTGAGGAAGTGAAAAATTCAGGTGGGGCAGGAATGATTCTACTCAACTCTGAGagtcaaggagaagagcttctTGCAGATTCTCACATTTTGCCAGCAACTTCCTTAGGTGCTTCAGCAGGTAAGATTATCAGAAGTTACATTAGTTCAACAAAAAAACCAACAGCTTCAATTTCCTTTATAGGGACAAGGTTTGGTGACCCTGCACCAGTAGTTGCAGCATTTTCTTCCAGAGGACCAAGCATTGTAGGGCTAGATGTGATTAAGCCAGATGTAACTGCACCTGGTGTGCACATTCTTGCTGCTTGGCCTTCCAAAACTAGCCCTAGCATGCTCAAGAATGACAAAAGAAGAGTGCTTTTTAACATAATCTCAGGCACTTCTATGTCATGCCCTCATGTTAGTGGTGTCGCAGCGCTGATTAGATCAGTGCACAGAGATTGGTCTCCTGCAGCAGTTAAATCTGCTCTCATGACCACTGCTTACACATTGAACAACAAAGGAGCTCCAATTTCAGACATTGGCGCCTCAAACTCaatctcaaattcaaattcaaatcacTCTGGATTTGCTGTCCCCTTTGCATTTGGTTCAGGCCATGTTAACCCAGAAAGTGCTTCTGATCCTGGGTTAGTGTATGATATCACTCCCAAAGACTACTTGAATTACTTCTGCAGCCTAAACTATACCTCTACCCAGATTGCTATATTGTCAAGAGGTAATAACTTTACATGTTCTAGAAAATCAGTTCTTCAAGTTGGTGACTTGAACTACCCTTCTTTTGCTGTGCTCTTTGGTAAGAGTTCCCTTAATGCTAGTGTGACATACAAGAGGGTTGTTACAAATGTTGGAAAACCCCAAAGTGTTTATGGTGTTAAAGTGGAACAACCAAAAGGGGTTTCAGTTAGTGTTGTACCAAGGAAATTGAAGTTTGAGAAACTAGGTCAGAAATTGAGCTATAAAGTGACATTTTTTGCAATTGGAAAAGCAAGAGCTGCAAGTACCTCATCATTTGGGTCACTGATTTGGGAATCTGGGAAATACAAGGTGAGAAGTCCCATAGCAGTGACCTGGCAATAG
- the LOC130728180 gene encoding subtilisin-like protease SBT1.1 isoform X2 produces MISRMLFLFLAFMVTNSIASMTQQTYIVHMDKTIIRSSIHSQDSTKPWFESIIDFISEASMEESEENENEILAPELLYAYETNMFGFAAHLSEKQLKYLNQVDGFLSAIPDELLTLHTTYTPHFLGLSNGKGLWSAHNLASDVIIGVLDSGIWPEHISFKDSGFSAVPPRWKGVCEQGTKFSASNCNKKLIGARTYLKGYERSIGKINETTDYRSPRDSQGHGTHTASTAAGNAVKNANLFGLARGSATGIRYTSRIAAYKVCWRSGCANSDVLAGMDQAVSDGVDVLSLSLGSIPKPFYNDSIAIAAFGAIRNGVFVSCSAGNSGPFASTVANGAPWIMTVAASYTDRSFPTRVKLGNARVFEGTSLYLGNQTKQLPLVYGNSSSTKRIGQFCTKGSLDPKLVKGKIVVCERGINSRTEKGEEVKNSGGAGMILLNSESQGEELLADSHILPATSLGASAGKIIRSYISSTKKPTASISFIGTRFGDPAPVVAAFSSRGPSIVGLDVIKPDVTAPGVHILAAWPSKTSPSMLKNDKRRVLFNIISGTSMSCPHVSGVAALIRSVHRDWSPAAVKSALMTTAYTLNNKGAPISDIGASNSISNSNSNHSGFAVPFAFGSGHVNPESASDPGLVYDITPKDYLNYFCSLNYTSTQIAILSRGNNFTCSRKSVLQVGDLNYPSFAVLFGKSSLNASVTYKRVVTNVGKPQSVYGVKVEQPKGVSVSVVPRKLKFEKLGQKLSYKVTFFAIGKARAASTSSFGSLIWESGKYKVRSPIAVTWQ; encoded by the coding sequence ATGATCTCTAGGATGCTCTTCCTATTCCTTGCTTTTATGGTGACAAATTCAATAGCTTCCATGACCCAGCAGACATACATTGTACACATGGACAAGACCATAATCAGATCCTCAATTCATTCTCAAGACAGCACAAAACCATGGTTTGAATCAATCATTGATTTCATTTCTGAAGCTTCAATGGAGGAAtcagaagaaaatgaaaatgaaattttagcCCCTGAACTCCTTTATGCCTATGAAACCAACATGTTTGGTTTTGCTGCTCACCTTTCTGAGAAACAGCTCAAATACTTGAACCAAGTGGATGGTTTCCTCTCAGCCATTCCTGATGAACTGTTAACCCTCCACACAACATACACCCCACATTTTCTTGGCCTGAGTAATGGAAAAGGACTTTGGAGTGCTCACAATTTGGCCTCAGATGTGATCATTGGGGTCCTTGATTCAGGAATATGGCCTGAACACATCAGTTTCAAAGACTCAGGTTTTTCCGCGGTACCTCCTCGCTGGAAAGGTGTTTGTGAACAAGGAACCAAGTTCTCTGCCTCAAATTGCAACAAGAAGCTAATCGGCGCAAGAACCTATTTAAAAGGGTATGAAAGATCTATTGGaaaaatcaatgaaacaacCGATTATCGTTCTCCTAGAGACTCCCAAGGCCACGGAACACACACAGCTTCAACTGCAGCCGGTAACGCGGTGAAGAATGCCAACCTTTTTGGCCTGGCTAGAGGCTCGGCAACTGGAATCAGGTACACCTCAAGAATTGCAGCTTACAAAGTATGCTGGCGATCCGGCTGCGCTAACTCTGATGTACTAGCCGGCATGGACCAAGCGGTTTCTGATGGGGTTGATGTGTTGTCACTCTCTTTAGGGAGCATTCCAAAACCTTTTTACAATGACAGCATTGCCATAGCTGCATTTGGCGCAATCCGAAACGGTGTTTTTGTTTCTTGCTCCGCAGGAAACTCAGGCCCCTTTGCATCCACAGTTGCGAATGGTGCCCCATGGATAATGACAGTTGCTGCTAGCTACACTGACAGAAGCTTCCCAACAAGAGTAAAACTAGGGAATGCAAGAGTTTTTGAAGGGACATCTTTGTACCTAGgaaaccaaacaaaacaatTGCCTCTTGTCTATGGCAATTCATCAAGCACAAAGAGGATAGGACAGTTTTGCACCAAAGGCTCACTTGATCCAAAGCTTGTGAAAGGGAAAATAGTTGTTTGTGAGAGAGGAATCAACAGCAGAACTGAAAAGGGTGAGGAAGTGAAAAATTCAGGTGGGGCAGGAATGATTCTACTCAACTCTGAGagtcaaggagaagagcttctTGCAGATTCTCACATTTTGCCAGCAACTTCCTTAGGTGCTTCAGCAGGTAAGATTATCAGAAGTTACATTAGTTCAACAAAAAAACCAACAGCTTCAATTTCCTTTATAGGGACAAGGTTTGGTGACCCTGCACCAGTAGTTGCAGCATTTTCTTCCAGAGGACCAAGCATTGTAGGGCTAGATGTGATTAAGCCAGATGTAACTGCACCTGGTGTGCACATTCTTGCTGCTTGGCCTTCCAAAACTAGCCCTAGCATGCTCAAGAATGACAAAAGAAGAGTGCTTTTTAACATAATCTCAGGCACTTCTATGTCATGCCCTCATGTTAGTGGTGTCGCAGCGCTGATTAGATCAGTGCACAGAGATTGGTCTCCTGCAGCAGTTAAATCTGCTCTCATGACCACTGCTTACACATTGAACAACAAAGGAGCTCCAATTTCAGACATTGGCGCCTCAAACTCaatctcaaattcaaattcaaatcacTCTGGATTTGCTGTCCCCTTTGCATTTGGTTCAGGCCATGTTAACCCAGAAAGTGCTTCTGATCCTGGGTTAGTGTATGATATCACTCCCAAAGACTACTTGAATTACTTCTGCAGCCTAAACTATACCTCTACCCAGATTGCTATATTGTCAAGAGGTAATAACTTTACATGTTCTAGAAAATCAGTTCTTCAAGTTGGTGACTTGAACTACCCTTCTTTTGCTGTGCTCTTTGGTAAGAGTTCCCTTAATGCTAGTGTGACATACAAGAGGGTTGTTACAAATGTTGGAAAACCCCAAAGTGTTTATGGTGTTAAAGTGGAACAACCAAAAGGGGTTTCAGTTAGTGTTGTACCAAGGAAATTGAAGTTTGAGAAACTAGGTCAGAAATTGAGCTATAAAGTGACATTTTTTGCAATTGGAAAAGCAAGAGCTGCAAGTACCTCATCATTTGGGTCACTGATTTGGGAATCTGGGAAATACAAGGTGAGAAGTCCCATAGCAGTGACCTGGCAATAG
- the LOC130713882 gene encoding uncharacterized protein LOC130713882: MAEETTNLRVVDEIGNPVDKEGDRLRVVVSCLNWTLYIDTGNHSDLDSPSFQHKKNFHQALKFFFIIIFHPILFSCYALPKRSYFFSFILLIRHLSLLMTQTVRVLHAWEIRDFNKPKIVNSIELLLIVENVITFLFFPLSWYLIQTIYCYHNKVYAIQNVMVQASARKYRVTKHKYKIT, encoded by the exons ATGGCTGAAGAGACCACGAATTTGAGAGTAGTCGACGAAATCGGAAATCCCGTCGACAAAGAGGGTGACCGATTGAGAGTTGTTGTATCGTGCTTGAATTGGACATTATACATAGACACAG GAAATCACTCCGATTTGGACTCTCCATCATTCCAGCacaagaagaacttccatcag GCATTGaagtttttcttcatcatcatctttcatCCG attttgTTCTCATGCTACGCACTTCCCAAACGgtcttattttttctcattcatTCTCCTCATTCGTCATCTCTCACTCTT GATGACTCAAACAGTTCGTGTGCTCCATGCGTGGGAAATAAGAGATTTCAATAAACCTAAAATTGTTAATAGTATTGAACTACTCTTAATCGTTGAAAATGTAATCACTTTTTTGTTTTTCCCACTTTCATGGTACCTAATTCAAACTATTTATTGTTACCATAACAAAGTTTATGCGATTCAAAATGTTATGGTTCAAGCATCTGCTAGAAAATATAGAGTCACAAAGCATAAATACAAGATTACTTGA